One window of the Silurus meridionalis isolate SWU-2019-XX chromosome 24, ASM1480568v1, whole genome shotgun sequence genome contains the following:
- the setdb2 gene encoding histone-lysine N-methyltransferase SETDB2: MNIILESEISLNSAWRNDSFEEVLIGEDILTVSVSDSHCTIVKMKEPPVPEDTSHDDASRNPEPGSDISQTSPSGRNDATLSGKLDTYDYMTLLSPTYLISDDQLAPVSPVQFSYQQHECCPDCMSHLPSHSDHFLGHNPLRVPLLCRFQRHCAKPLAFSAQEELDTDVLYKAPCGRGLRCMDEVYQFLRQTKSLGVLQQTNFSFNPQVLPERQAQPRPLAPASPSPTTSIFERDISRGMEAVPVTLCNDLDGVRPKEFRYRKNRWPHGCFLSKAPFFRTCCDCKDGCTNPSSCVCLQLSLKAGAKADQLYSHLRLNQPVASGLYECGPWCSCKKSSCQNRVVQHGLRARLQVFRTNDKGWGVRCRDDLDEGTFVCTYAGVVLRLGRNSEEPLLCKISKEDQLSDDEVEVVEEWTLSSGQKKTIAETLDTSPPLYVPVIQRPADQLSTQLDGQREQLEHTDNQDKSNDCSSPNSNHTEIKNYRCEEVARKRLRLDDKGNGGGVRRDQTVPRAEGKPGCQEKIYYLDASKEGNVARFINHSCNPNLFVQNVFVDTHDPKFPVIAFFTCRSIRAGTELTWNYSYKSGSDPEHEVPCLCGSNDCQAVII; this comes from the exons ATGAATATCATTCTAGAGTCGGAGATCTCACTCAATTCAGCATGGAGGAATGATTCTTTTGAAGAGGTGCTGATCGGAGAAG ACATCCTGACCGTGTCAGTATCAGACTCGCATTGCACTATCGTGAAAATGAAGGAACCGCCTGTGCCGGAAGACACCTCACATGACGACGCATCAAG gaACCCTGAGCCCGGTTCAGATATCAGTCAAACGTCTCCCTCAGGCAGAAACGATGCTACGTTATCAGGGAAGTTAGACACGTACGACTATATGACCCTGCTGTCGCCAACATATCTCATATCAGATGACCAGCTGGCCCCCGTATCACCCGTCCAGTTTTCTTATCAACAGCATGAATGCTGCCCAGACTGTATGTCTCACCTCCCGTCTCACTCGGACCACTTTCTCGGCCACAACCCCTTGCGAGTGCCTCTTCTTTGCCGTTTCCAGCGGCATTGCGCCAAGCCACTCGCGTTTTCAGCGCAAGAGGAATTGGACACCGACGTGCTCTATAAAGCTCCCTGTGGGCGGGGCCTGCGCTGCATGGATGAAGTGTATCAATTTTTACGCCAGACCAAAAGCCTCGGGGTCCTGCAGCAGACCAACTTCAGCTTCAATCCACAGGTTCTACCAGAACGCCAGGCCCAGCCAAGACCGCTTGCTCCTGCTTCACCTTCTCCTACAACCAGTATTTTTGAAAGAGACATAAGTCGGGGGATGGAAGCCGTCCCGGTTACTCTGTGTAACGACTTGGATGGCGTGCGACCAAAAGAGTTTCGCTACCGTAAGAATCGCTGGCCACACGGCTGCTTCCTAAGCAAGGCGCCGTTTTTCCGGACGTGTTGCGACTGCAAAGATGGATGCACGAATCCttccagctgtgtgtgtctTCAGCTGTCTCTAAAGGCCGGGGCAAAGGCAGACCAGCTTTATAGTCACCTCCGGTTAAATCAACCCGTGGCCTCTGG GCTGTATGAATGTGGTCCGTGGTGTAGTTGCAAGAAAAGCAGTTGTCAGAATCGTGTGGTCCAGCACGGACTCCGTGCTCGCCTGCAGGTGTTTCGCACCAACGACAAGGGATGGGGTGTGCGTTGCCGTGATGACCTCGACGAGGGCACCTTTGTCTGCACTTACGCAG GTGTTGTTCTCCGACTTGGGAGGAACTCGGAGGAGCCCCTTCTCTGTAAAATCTCGAAGGAGGATCAGCTTTCGGACGAcgaggtggaggtggtggaggagtgGACACTTTCCTCAGGGCAGAAGAAAACGATCGCTGAGACACTGGATACCTCGCCACCACTTTACGTTCCTGTGATCCAGAGGCCTGCAGACCAGCTCTCTACACAGCTGGATGGGCAGAGGGAACAGCTGGAGCACACG GATAACCAGGACAAATCGAACGACTGTTCATCACCTAATTCCAATCATACAG aaataaaaaactatCGTTGCGAAGAGGTGGCGAGGAAAAGGCTCCGGTTGGACGACAAAGGAAACGGCGGCGGCGTACGCCGAGATCAGACGGTGCCGAGAGCAGAAGGAAAACCCGGCTGTCAGGAAAAAATCTATTACCTCGACGCTTCGAAAGAAGGAAACGTGGCACGGTTTATTAAC cacagcTGTAATCCAAACCTCTTCGTCCAGAACGTCTTTGTGGACACCCATGATCCCAAATTCCCAGTGATTGCTTTCTTTACATGCAG GTCGATCAGGGCAGGAACCGAGCTGACCTGGAATTATTCCTATAAATCTGGAAGTGATCCTGAGCATGAGGTACCATGTCTGTGTGGTTCAAATGACTGCCAAGCAGTTATcatctga
- the LOC124378688 gene encoding histone H2A, sperm: protein MSGRGKKVVAAAKTKSSVSRSTRAGLQFPVGRIARLLKKGNYAQRIGSGAAVYLTAVLEYLCAEVLELSGNASRDNKKLRIAPRHIQLAVRNDEELNTLLGGVTISEGGVLPNIQAQLLPKKTKAPRDADNSKDVQSQEF, encoded by the coding sequence ATGTCTGGTCGTGGAAAGAAAGTTGTGGCTGCTGCTAAGACAAAGTCGTCGGTGTCACGCTCAACACGCGCCGGGCTTCAGTTTCCGGTTGGGCGCATCGCGCGTCTCCTGAAGAAGGGAAACTACGCGCAGAGAATCGGTTCCGGTGCTGCGGTTTACCTCACCGCTGTCCTCGAGTATCTGTGTGCGGAAGTGCTGGAACTGTCCGGAAACGCCAGCAGGGACAACAAGAAGTTGCGCATCGCTCCTCGCCACATCCAGCTGGCTGTGAGGAACGACGAGGAGCTGAACACGCTGCTGGGGGGCGTCACGATCAGTGAAGGGGGAGTGCTGCCCAACATCCAGGCTCAGCTCCTGCCCAAGAAGACCAAAGCACCAAGAGACGCCGACAACAGCAAGGACGTTCAGTCCCAAGAGTTTTAA